A genome region from Nocardioides cynanchi includes the following:
- a CDS encoding patatin-like phospholipase family protein has product MTTAYVLSGGGSLGAVQVGMLQALTERGESPDLLIGTSAGAINVTYVAGHGTRRASLDTLANLWGGLRRRDVFPLSPGRHLLALLGRRESMFCATGLRRLLTTHLPYELLQDATIPVHVVATNLLSGQEVLLSTGNVVSAVLASTAVPGLLPAVPREGLTLVDGGLANNTAISQAVALGADRIFVLPAGVACALETPPSSPYATALHALSFLTQQRLIHDVTVHSGQADLHLLPPLCPLAVSSADFTHGRELVDRARRAAGSWLDDGHDQLPHPERFLSLHQHTSAASPRRRKHLVSGSATTRAVGVAKSTVKDMGGGLGTTNLDPVEANVRLTAACLRPEGPQPPLS; this is encoded by the coding sequence ATGACCACCGCATACGTCCTGTCAGGTGGCGGCAGCCTGGGTGCCGTCCAGGTCGGGATGCTGCAGGCCTTGACCGAACGCGGCGAAAGCCCAGACCTGCTCATCGGCACCTCGGCTGGTGCCATCAACGTCACGTACGTGGCCGGACATGGCACCCGCCGAGCCTCGCTGGACACCCTCGCCAACCTGTGGGGTGGATTGCGACGTCGCGACGTCTTCCCGCTCAGCCCGGGTAGGCACCTGCTTGCGCTGCTGGGTCGACGCGAGTCGATGTTCTGCGCGACCGGCCTACGCCGACTGCTCACAACGCACCTCCCCTACGAGCTGCTGCAGGACGCAACGATCCCGGTGCACGTGGTGGCGACCAACCTGCTCTCCGGACAGGAGGTCCTGCTGTCGACGGGAAACGTGGTGAGCGCCGTGCTTGCCAGCACGGCCGTCCCGGGGCTCCTGCCCGCCGTACCGCGGGAGGGGTTGACGCTGGTCGACGGCGGGCTCGCCAACAACACGGCCATCTCCCAAGCGGTGGCCCTGGGTGCTGACCGGATCTTCGTGCTCCCCGCAGGCGTCGCCTGCGCTTTGGAAACACCACCGTCCAGTCCCTACGCCACCGCACTGCACGCACTGAGCTTCCTGACCCAACAACGCCTGATCCACGACGTCACCGTCCACTCGGGGCAGGCCGACCTGCACCTTCTGCCACCACTGTGCCCGCTGGCCGTCTCATCTGCGGACTTCACCCATGGCCGCGAACTCGTCGACCGCGCCCGTCGTGCCGCCGGGAGTTGGCTCGACGACGGCCACGACCAGCTACCTCACCCGGAACGCTTCCTGTCACTCCACCAGCACACGTCAGCCGCTTCGCCCAGACGCCGAAAGCACCTCGTCAGTGGCTCCGCCACGACACGTGCAGTAGGGGTGGCGAAGTCCACCGTCAAAGACATGGGTGGCGGACTCGGAACCACCAACCTCGACCCGGTCGAGGCCAACGTGCGTCTCACCGCCGCCTGTCTGCGCCCGGAGGGTCCGCAACCGCCGCTCAGCTGA